The following proteins are co-located in the Anas platyrhynchos isolate ZD024472 breed Pekin duck chromosome 1, IASCAAS_PekinDuck_T2T, whole genome shotgun sequence genome:
- the NUMA1 gene encoding nuclear mitotic apparatus protein 1 isoform X1 produces MPLHATRAAALLAWVNSTKVCAEPLGDLSQLQDCRVFIQIINKTHKSEEGQSVLEQPLPERAAFIRSFLQKLCKHKSSTENLVSAQKLLEGEELELAKVAVLLLYHSSMSSRNPGDWNEFDYQTQVELANILKFVLDNEESLTENLEAFLQRRAPQPSSSSGSEERSPGLPPQQAREVRFLELQRVASSSGINSILPGPPTSPVGDIMQTPQFQLRRLKKQLALERDNRDELELELAENRKLITEKEAQITVMQHRIDRLTLLSERQAADQLEPKEMEELREKNESLLARLHEALKQCQDLKTEKGQMDRKINQLSEENGDLSFKLREIASHLVQLQDALNELSEEHNAALTQSQEKQAQLEGELRAALQDKKCLEEKIEILQGKISLLEDQLAKLGDHSSQEKGEVMGDILKLEELKQEVSSLTAQVIELQASILRLEEEKRQREAALQAERGRFQEEKLQLGELIANLQSSLAELRRAKEQLEQELRAQEARLTAQLDALTAEVEKLKGFLLQREQEAAGLQQQLEQERAQAQELQRREEASQEAVAGLGRSVEQLSSSLRNSEEKLARVTQEKEGEAQQLAAQCEKVAQERDAALQELQRFQQAKEAQLAALSGQLQSLEKARETCQASALEMQQEKAELSQKVRELEARVLELTAQCQQSAAQAGAAEGLRAQLRELEGKLKESQQKVADREKAAKENARLQERLLFLEESVRNTEGILEDEKRRAAESLEGNLARIAELEAERQQLAQRRDQALQERGEELARRQALEARLQQLSEESREKAAALQRQLEEASSVAQGEEGERGRLEERVRALSREHGQACQQLRAQQEKVEELEAQAKRLASEHQDRLAALQADLSNARAQAKEKEGEEQKLRADISALQEKVVTSERAAAERVAQLEAEVQRATKALEGVSKELSEEKLKREELEATARHHGEQEHEVARLEEALQKHGQELERRDEEAKRLQKELEQARADCAAERARKAELEVQLQNSINEQRVERTAHQEELARSLELIEEKEGELDELRLKNVSRGEELRDLQKTVSKLKGELASVEAVKERASKMDSELQGFLGAARARDAEMESIKAVYSKEMSLKSLEEKIRHREQESGSSQDLYQEKLKEAQALGLEVEKLEQRCREQQDTIAALEKAAAEARAAASQHQHAELEASRREVAQHKEKASELQKLLEAARAAQAAQDGAVEALRKELQDKGKELAQSRSAVAAAEKELASLRASAQEKGRSEESWKEQISQCIQELERKNSLIGSLEHEVSILHRQVTEKEGESKELKRLIVAEAEKSKKLEERLRVLQAEMATAASRAAERCSLMKVEVQRCQEELEKQRLTIEALKRDRHCQSEREEELRQEVKVCQDKYFQKEQLLSSLQQELSSAQALAGELVPLKHLCQQLQAERASLESKHRDELEQRAKAAGVLQAELARSKLEAAEVPALRERAAEQERALQRLQKEAASSAERLAGLQQANARLAEENRGLSETSSRGQQRLDAELGQAREKHARELERLRLEAEKLVAGSRQEVEEVAKKLEAMSNKYENAKGKVLEERQKFQEERQKLMAQVEQLEVLQREQAKQVEELNKKLTQHEKATRSQQQRVKVLEGELQTEATRQQEKVAELQEQLAQKEQAAEHYKAQMEKAKTHYDAKKQQNQDLAEKLKAMEQLQKENAELRTESERLAKELQQSLEQAKESELSCRNLDSQVRSLEAQVEFADRQLRELGKFQVPTDALKGWEAFRQKPADLSTDSLDLSLDELQPLNSTSRKVTRSQSEASAVPESAESRGSQRLPRKVESLESLYFTPIPNRTQSKLESSASSLGDLSLDSGCRTRSARRRTTQIINITMTKKEPKTEEPLSADTSFCSVRSEQPQKTAPGKGRLRSAASARSLASFPSQESLSKPETSSPQEPPGHSALLSLPGYRPATRSSLRRSQAGSSSSLGRSSIYLGSCQDEPEQLDDWNRIAELQQRNRACPPHLKTCYPLESRPSNSLGTITDEEMKTGDPKETLRRASMQPAPITEGTATRRSTMGTTAWAGGITTRQQRKRLSDESHQGPDTPESKKPVSCFPRPQTPRDRSERRSSQVSRRSEQQAPSKPAERRQSMAFSILNTPKKLGNSLLRRAAGRKATPKGSPHGTARRSPRIASAKSPKGKASRRALKDTKF; encoded by the exons ATGCCTCTCCACGCCACGAGAGCCGCGGCTCTCCTCGCTTGG GTGAACAGCACCAAGGTGTGCGCGGAGCCCCTGGGGGacctgtcccagctgcaggactgcCGCGTtttcatccagatcatcaacaAAAC CCACAAGAGCGAGGAGGGGCAGTCCGtcctggagcagcccctgccgGAGCGAGCAGCCTTCATCCGCAGCTTTCTGCAGA AGCTCTGCAAGCACAAATCGAGCACGGAGAACCTGGTGTCGGCACAGAAGCTCCTGGAGGGAGAAGAGCTGGAGCTGGCCAAG gtggccgtgctgctgctgtacCACAGCTCCATGAGCAGCAGGAACCCTGGGGACTGGAATGAATTCGACTACCAGACCCAG GTGGAGCTGGCAAACATCCTGAAATTTGTGCTGGACAACGAGGAGAGCCTGACGGAGAACCTGGAGGCGTTTCTGCAGAGGAGAG ccccgcagccctcgTCCAGCAGCGGCTCGGAGGAGCGCTCGCCGGGGCTCCCCCCGCAGCAGGCGCGCGAGGTGCGATTCCTGGAGCTGCAGAGGGTCGCCTCCTCCTCTGGCATCAACAG CATCCTGCCCGGCCCCCCCACCTCGCCCGTGGGGGACATCATGCAGACCCCCCAGTTCCAGCTGAGGCGGCTGAAGAAGCAGCTGGCCTTGGAGAGGGACAACAGGGacgagctggagctggagctggcgGAGAACCGCAAGCTCATCACAGAGAAGG AGGCGCAGATCACCGTGATGCAGCACCGCATCGACCGCCTCACCCTGCTGAGCGAGAGGCAGGCTGCCGACCAGCTGGAGCCCAAGGAGATGGAGGAGCTGAGGGAGAAGAACGAGAG cctgctggcGCGCCTGCACGAGGCCCTGAAGCAGTGCCAGGACCTGAAGACCGAGAAGGGCCAGATGGATCGGAAAATCAACCAGCTCTCTGAGGAGAACGGGGACCTTTCCTTCAAG CTGCGGGAGATCGCCAGCCACCTGGTGCAGCTGCAGGACGCCCTGAACGAGCTGTCCGAGGAGCACAACGCCGCCCTGACGCAGTCCCAGGAAAAGCAGGCGCAGCTGGAGGGCGAGCTGCgggctgccctgcaggacaAG AAATGCCTGGAGGAGAAGATCGAGATTCTCCAGGGGAAGATCTCCCTGCTGGAGGACCAGCTGGCCAAGCTGGGGGACCACAGCTCGCAGGAGAAAGGAGAGGTCATGGGCGACATCCTGAAG ctggaggagctgaagcAGGAGGTGTCCAGCCTGACCGCCCAAGTGATCGAGCTGCAAGCCTCCATCCTGcggctggaggaggagaagaggcagCGGGAGGCAGCCCTGCAGGCCGAGCGCGGCCGCTTCCAGGAGGAGAAGCTCCAGCTGGGCGAGCTGATCGCCAACCTGCAGAGCTCCCTCGCCGAGCTGCGCCGGgccaaggagcagctggagcaggagctgcgggCGCAGGAGGCGCGCCTGACGGCCCAGCTGGACGCGCTGACGGCCGAGGTGGAGAAGCTGAAGGGTTTCCTGCtgcagagggagcaggaggcggccgggctgcagcagcagctggagcaggagcgGGCGCaagcccaggagctgcagcgccGGGAGGAAGCCTCGCAGGAGGCCGTCGCCGGGCTGGGACGCAGCGTggagcagctgagcagcagcttgaGGAACAGCGAGGAGAAATTGGCACGGGTCAcgcaggagaaggaaggggaggcTCAGCAGCTGGCTGCCCAGTGCGAGAAGGTCGCCCAGGAGAGGGACGCggcactgcaggagctgcagcgctTCCAGCAGGCCAAGGAGGCGCAGCTGGCGGCGCTGAGCGggcagctgcagagcctggAGAAAGCCCGAGAAACCTGCCAAGCCTCGGCCCTGGAAATGCAGCAGGAGAAAGCGGAGCTGAGCCAGAAGGTGCGCGAGCTGGAGGCGCGCGTCCTGGAGCTCACCGCACAGTGCCAGCAGAGCGCGGCGCAAGCCGGGGCGGCCGAGGGGCTGAGAGCTCAGCTGCGGGAGCTGGAGGGCAAGCTGAAGGAGAGCCAGCAGAAAGTGGCCGACAGGGAGAAGGCGGCCAAGGAGAACGCGCGCCTGCAGGAGCGGCTGCTCTTCCTGGAGGAGTCGGTGCGCAACACCGAGGGCATCCTGGAGGATGAGAAGAGGAGGGCGGCGGAGAGCCTGGAGGGGAACCTGGCCAGGATAGCGGAGCTGGAGGcggagaggcagcagctggcgCAGCGCCGCGACCAGGCGCTGCAGGAGAGGGGCGAGGAGCTGGCCAGGAGGCAGGCGCTGGAGgcgaggctgcagcagctgagcgAGGAGAGCAGGGAGAAGGCGGCGGCGCTGCAgcggcagctggaggaggcgTCCTCGGTGGCgcaaggggaggaaggagagcgcgggaggctggaggagaggGTGCGGGCGCTGAGCAGGGAGCACGGCCAGGCATGCCAGCAGCTGCGGGCACAGCAGGAGAaggtggaggagctggaagcccaAGCAAAGCGCCTGGCCAGCGAGCACCAGGACCGGCTGGCCGCTCTCCAAGCAGATTTATCCAACGCCCGGGCGCAGGCGAAGGAGAAGGAGGGCGAGGAGCAGAAGCTGAGGGCTGACATCTCCGCCCTGCAGGAGAAGGTGGTGACCTCGGAGCGAGCAGCAGCCGAGCGGGTGGCTCAGCTGGAGGCAGAGGTGCAGCGGGCAACCAAGGCGCTCGAGGGTGTCTCCAAGGAGCTGTccgaggagaagctgaagcGCGAGGAGCTCGAAGCCACGGCCAGGCACCACGGGGAGCAGGAGCACGAGGTGGCACGGCTGGAGGAGGCACTGCAGAAGcacgggcaggagctggagcgccGCGACGAGGAGGCGAAGCGcctgcagaaggagctggagcaAGCCAGGGCGGATTGCGCCGCCGAGAGAGCCCGCAAGGCTGAGCTGGAGGTGCAGCTGCAGAACTCCATCAACGAGCAGAGGGTGGAGAGGACGGCGCACCAGGAGGAGCTGGCCCGCTCGCTGGAGCTGATTGAGGAGAAGGAGGGCGAGCTGGATGAGCTGCGGCTGAAGAACGTCTCGCGGGGCGAGGAGCTGAGGGACCTGCAGAAGACGGTCAGCAAGCTGAAAGGGGAGCTCGCCTCGGTGGAGGCGGTGAAGGAGAGGGCCTCCAAAATGGACAGCGAGCTGCAGGGCTTCCTGGGGGCTGCCCGGGCCCGCGACGCCGAGATGGAGAGCATCAAGGCCGTCTACTCGAAGGAGATGTCCCTGAAGAGCTTGGAGGAGAAGATCCGCCACAGGGAGCAGGAATCCGGCTCCAGTCAGGACCTGTACCAGGAGAAGCTGAAGGAGGCTCAGGCGCTGGGTTTGGAGGTGGAGAAGCTGGAGCAGAGGTGCCGGGAGCAGCAGGACACCATCGCTGCGCTGGAGAAGGCGGCGGCCGAGGCGCGGGCGGCTGCGTCCCAGCACCAGCACGCGGAGCTGGAGGCCTCAAGGAGGGAGGTGGCACAGCACAAGGAGAAAGCCTCGgagctgcagaagctgctggaggCCGCCCGAGCAGCCCAAGCCGCGCAGGACGGCGCCGTGGAGGCGCTgaggaaggagctgcaggacaaGGGCAAGGAGCTGGCCCAGAGCAGGAGCGCCGTGGCCGCGGCGGAGAAGGAGCTGGCGTCCCTCCGCGCCTCGGCTCAGGAGAAGGGCAGGTCGGAGGAGAGCTGGAAGGAGCAGATCTCGCAGTGCATCCAGGAGCTGGAGAGGAAGAACAGCCTGATCGGCAGCCTGGAGCACGAGGTGTCCATCCTGCACCGGCAGGTGACcgagaaggaaggggagagcaaggagctgaagcgccTGATCGTGGCCGAGGCGGAGAAGAGCAAGAAGCTGGAGGAGAGGCTGCGGGTGCTGCAGGCTGAGATGGCCACCGCCGCCTCGCGGGCGGCCGAGAGGTGCTCGCTGATGAAGGTGGAGGTGCAGCgctgccaggaggagctggagaagcagcGGCTGACCATCGAGGCGCTGAAGAGGGACCGCCACTGCCAGAGCGAGCGCGAGGAGGAGCTGCGGCAGGAGGTGAAGGTGTGCCAGGACAAATACTTCCagaaggagcagctcctctcctccctgcagcaggagctcagcagcGCCCAGGCGCTGGCCGGCGAGCTGGTGCCGCTCAAgcacctctgccagcagctgcaggctgagcGAGCCTCCTTGGAGAGCAAGCACCGCGACGAGCTGGAGCAGAGAGCCAAAGCCGCCGGcgtgctgcaggcagagctcgCTCGGAGCAAGCTGGAGGCGGCCGAGGTGCCGGCGCTGCGCGAGAGGGCGGCGGAGCAGGAGCGGGCGCTGCAGCGGCTGCAGAAGGAGGCGGCCAGCTCCGCCGAGAGGCTGGCGGGGCTGCAGCAAGCCAACGCCAGGCTGGCCGAGGAGAACCGGGGGCTGAGCGAGACCTCGAGCCGCGGGCAGCAGCGGTTGGACGCCGAGCTGGGCCAGGCGAGGGAGAAGCACGCGCGGGAGCTGGAGAGGCTGCGGCTGGAGGCGGAGAAGCTGGTGGCGGGCAGCCggcaggaggtggaggaggtggcgaAGAAGCTGGAGGCAATGAGCAATAAGTACGAGAACGCCaaggggaaggtgctggaggagaggcagaagttccaggaggagaggcagaagCTGATGGCTCAG GTGGAGCAGCTCGAGGTCTTGCAGAGAGAGCAAGCCAAGCAG GTGGAGGAGCTGAATAAAAAGCTGACCCAGCACGAAAAGGCCAcccgcagccagcagcagcgggTCAAG GTGCTGGAAGGGGAGCTGCAGACCGAGGCCACCCGCCAGCAGGAGAAGGTGgcggagctgcaggagcagctggccCAGAAGGAGCAGGCGGCCGAGCACTACAAAGCCCAG ATGGAGAAGGCGAAAACTCACTACGACGCCAAGAAGCAGCAGAACCAGGACCTGGCGGAGAAGCTGAAGGCgatggagcagctgcagaaggagaACGCGGAGCTGAGGACGGAGTCGGAGAGGTTGGccaaggagctgcagcagagcctggagcAGGCCAAGGAGTcggagctgagctgcaggaacCTTGACAGCCAGGTCCGCAGCCTGGAGGCTCAG GTGGAGTTTGCCGACCGGCAGCTGCGGGAGCTGGGCAAGTTCCAGGTGCCGACGGACGCCCTGAAGGGCTGGGAAGCTTTCCGCCAGAAGCCCGCCGACCTCAGCACCGACAGCCTCGACCTCAGCCTGGACGAGCTGCAGCCGCTCAACTCCACCAG caggaaaGTCACCCGCTCGCAGTCGGAGGCCTCGGCGGTGCCGGAGAGCGCGGAGTCGCGGGGGTCCCAGCGGCTGCCCCGCAAGGTGGAGTCCCTGGAGAGCCTGTACTTCACGCCCATCCCCAACCGCACGCAGTCCAAGCTGGAGAGCAGCGCCAGCTCCCTGGGCGACCTCTCCCTCGACTCGGGCTGCAGGACGCGCTCGGCGCGGCGCCGCACCACGCAGATCATCAACATCACCATGACCAAA AAAGAGCCCAAGACGGAGGAACCGCTGAGCGCAGACACCTCCTTCTGCAGCGTGCGCTCGGAGCAGCCCCAAAAAACCGCCCCGGGCAAGGGTCGCCTGCGCTCGGCCGCCTCTGCCCGCTCCCTCGCCAGCTTCCCCTCGCAGGAATCCCTCTCCAAGCCCGAGACCTCgtccccccaggagccccccggcCACTCGGCGCTGCTCAGCCTCCCCGGCTACCGCCCGGCCACGCGCAGCTCCCTGAGGCGCTCGCAGgcgggcagcagctccagcctgg GCCGGAGCAGCATCTACCTGGGGTCGTGCCAGGACGAGCCGGAGCAGCTGGACGACTGGAACCGCATCGCCGAGCTGCAGCAGCGCAACCGCGCCTGCCCCCCACACCTGAAAACCTGCTACCCCCTGGAGAGCCGG ccctccaaCTCACTGGGCACCATCACGGACGAGGAGATGAAGACGGGGGACCCCAAGGAGACGCTGCGGCGCGCCAGCATGCAGCCTGCGCCCATCACCGAGGGCACGGCCACCCGGCGCAGCACCATGGGCACCACCGCCTGGGCGGGGGGCATCACCACCCGGCAGCAGCGCAAGCGGCTCTCGGATGAGTCCCACCAGGGCCCCGATACCCCCGAG TCCAAGAAGCCAGTCAGCTGCTTCCctcgcccccagaccccccggGACCGCAGCGAGCGGCGCAGCTCCCAGGTCAGCCGGCGCAGCGAGCAGCAGGCACCCAGCAAGCCG GCCGAGAGGCGCCAGTCGATGGCGTTCAGCATCCTCAACACCCCCAAGAAGCTGGGGAACAGCCTCCTGCGCCGCGCCGCCGGCCGCAAAGCCACCCCCAAGGGCTCCCCCCACGGCACCGCGCGCCGCTCGCCCCGCATCGCCTCCGCCAAGTCCCCCAAGGGCAAG GCCAGTCGCAGGGCGCTCAAGGACACCAAGTTCTGA